One genomic region from Hoeflea algicola encodes:
- a CDS encoding dTDP-4-dehydrorhamnose 3,5-epimerase family protein, producing the protein MSTTPFSLTELMPGTSGGPMLVTRSPRIDDRGAFARIFCAEALAAVGWPGPVAQINHSQTRKAGTLRGLHFQRAPHAEAKLVICIRGAVFDVAVDTRENSPTRYRHAAAKLSAEAGTAMYVPEGFAHGFQALSDDAELIYVHSTAYAPDHEAGLRADDPALAIAWPLPVTGISARDGSHPLLDTAGENP; encoded by the coding sequence GTGAGTACGACGCCGTTCTCCCTGACCGAACTGATGCCCGGCACCTCCGGCGGTCCGATGCTTGTCACAAGGTCGCCTCGGATTGACGACCGCGGCGCCTTTGCCCGTATTTTCTGCGCCGAGGCGCTGGCAGCGGTCGGTTGGCCGGGGCCGGTGGCACAGATCAACCATAGCCAGACCCGCAAGGCGGGCACCCTTCGTGGCCTGCATTTCCAGCGCGCGCCCCATGCCGAGGCCAAGCTGGTGATCTGCATTCGTGGCGCGGTGTTCGATGTTGCTGTCGATACCCGCGAGAATAGCCCGACACGCTATCGGCACGCAGCGGCCAAGCTGTCGGCGGAAGCCGGCACGGCGATGTATGTGCCCGAAGGCTTTGCCCACGGGTTTCAGGCGCTGAGCGACGATGCTGAACTGATCTATGTTCATTCCACCGCCTATGCGCCAGATCATGAAGCCGGGTTGCGCGCCGATGATCCGGCGCTGGCGATTGCCTGGCCATTGCCGGTTACCGGTATTTCCGCGCGCGATGGCTCCCATCCGCTGCTCGACACTGCAGGAGAAAACCCATGA
- a CDS encoding class I SAM-dependent methyltransferase, which yields MISCRHCGGTAFVPFLDLGRAPPSNSYLDAETLSQPEKLYPLVISTCTECWLTQTEDFADREEFFSDDYAYFSSFSKTWLEHAQTYVADMQTRFGLGADSMVAEIAANDGYLLQYVKALGIPCYGVEPTHGTAEAARAKGIDIVEEFFGRELGEKLAGEGRQADLIAANNVLAHVPDINDFVAGFSALLKPAGVATFEFPHLYEMVRGNQFDTAYHEHYSYLSLLAVEPIFAANGLTVFDVGTTPHHGGSLRIYACRSDVCAHQLTPAVEAMRETERQAGMGSPAFYAGLQANAEAVRDGFRSFLNEARAAGLKVAAYGAAAKGNTLLNFAGVDAGDIAFVVDRNPAKQGHYMPGSHIPIVGEDRLVSDQPDRVVILPWNIETEIRTQLSYISDWDGRFVTAVPKLRVLS from the coding sequence ATGATCAGCTGCAGGCATTGCGGCGGCACCGCGTTCGTTCCGTTTCTTGATCTGGGTCGGGCCCCACCCTCCAATTCCTATCTCGATGCGGAAACCCTTTCCCAACCGGAAAAGCTTTACCCGCTGGTCATCAGCACCTGCACCGAATGCTGGCTCACCCAGACTGAAGACTTTGCCGACCGCGAAGAGTTTTTCTCCGACGACTATGCCTATTTTTCCTCTTTCTCGAAAACCTGGCTCGAGCATGCGCAAACCTATGTCGCCGACATGCAGACGCGTTTCGGCCTCGGCGCGGACAGTATGGTGGCTGAAATTGCCGCCAATGACGGCTATCTGCTGCAATATGTGAAAGCGCTCGGCATCCCATGCTACGGCGTCGAGCCGACCCACGGCACGGCCGAGGCGGCGCGCGCCAAGGGCATCGACATTGTCGAGGAATTTTTCGGCCGTGAGCTGGGTGAAAAACTGGCAGGCGAGGGCCGGCAGGCGGATCTGATCGCCGCCAACAATGTGCTCGCCCATGTGCCAGACATCAACGATTTCGTTGCAGGTTTCTCGGCGTTGCTCAAGCCCGCCGGTGTCGCCACCTTCGAGTTTCCGCATCTCTACGAGATGGTTCGTGGCAACCAGTTCGACACCGCCTATCACGAACACTATTCCTATCTCTCGCTGCTTGCCGTCGAGCCCATCTTTGCCGCCAATGGGCTCACCGTGTTCGACGTCGGGACCACGCCGCACCATGGCGGCAGCCTCAGAATCTATGCCTGTCGCAGCGACGTCTGCGCCCATCAGCTGACGCCTGCCGTTGAGGCCATGCGCGAGACCGAGCGCCAGGCCGGGATGGGTTCTCCAGCCTTTTACGCAGGCCTGCAGGCAAATGCGGAAGCCGTGCGCGACGGTTTTCGCAGCTTCCTCAACGAGGCTCGTGCGGCAGGGCTGAAGGTGGCGGCATATGGCGCGGCTGCCAAGGGCAACACGCTGTTGAACTTCGCTGGTGTGGACGCTGGCGACATTGCTTTCGTGGTTGACCGCAACCCGGCCAAGCAGGGGCATTACATGCCCGGTTCACATATTCCGATTGTCGGCGAGGACCGGCTTGTTTCTGACCAACCAGACAGGGTGGTAATACTGCCATGGAACATCGAGACGGAAATCAGGACGCAGCTTTCGTATATCAGCGACTGGGATGGACGGTTCGTGACAGCGGTGCCGAAGCTGAGGGTTCTGAGCTGA